A section of the Triticum dicoccoides isolate Atlit2015 ecotype Zavitan chromosome 7A, WEW_v2.0, whole genome shotgun sequence genome encodes:
- the LOC119329426 gene encoding uncharacterized membrane protein At1g16860-like — MHQIGSGMYVSGRAPDRKRERQLSSGSVATPPYTGGDLSRSGELGRMFDVASSSWQSQAPSPASSSRRSSGHLPLPPRPAPSPSASGPLSQLSHSGLLVGPSPPAAPSPSPARGGSWRKASRRRAAAMEEAAPVVARGSTKLAVPFACYVLVLVAAAAGVGAGLFFLVAWRRWEALAAAGGAVAAAAAVLAWNFLRCAAEAERFFRLSPDTVFEQGDMPIGELVKITGQVTCGRVPVGACFHDAARCVFTSVRMYGRRGWAWACCCSRWQLRHSEARSTNFYISDRNTGRRFYVRAGEGAKITWMINRKTTSFDGGDGKGKGASRSLKSWASSTGVSCDGAVRVEEGFIREGDTASVIGVLKRHHAFDVVDAPDGVVATGCQPARCMFPVLVEGLVLIGSDDPDEGVYMV; from the exons ATGCATCAGATAGGGAGCGGCATGTACGTGTCCGGCCGGGCGCCGGACAGGAAGCGGGAGCGGCAGCTGTCGTCGGGGTCGGTAGCCACGCCGCCGTACACCGGCGGGGACCTGTCGCGGTCCGGCGAGCTGGGCCGGATGTTCGACGTCGCCTCCTCGTCGTGGCAGTCGCAGGCGccgtccccggcctcctcctcgcgcCGCAGCTCCGGGCACCTGCCGCTGCCGCCCCGGCCTGCCCCGTCGCCGTCGGCGTCCGGGCCGCTGTCGCAGCTCTCGCACTCGGGCCTCCTCGTGGGCCCGTCGCCTCCCGCCGCGCCTTCGCCGTCGCCGGCTCGCGgagggtcgtggaggaaggcgagcCGGAGGCGCGCGGCCGCCATGGAGGAGGCGGCGCCCGTCGTGGCGCGCGGGAGCACGAAGCTCGCGGTCCCGTTCGCGTGCTACGTGCTGGTGCTCGTGGCCGCCGCGGCCGGGGTCGGCGCCGGGCTGTTCTTCCTCGTGGCGTGGCGCCGGTGGGAGGCGCTCGCGGCtgcgggcggcgcggtggcggcagCCGCGGCCGTGCTCGCCTGGAACTTTCTGCGgtgcgcggcggaggcggagcggTTCTTCCGGCTGTCCCCCGACACGGTGTTCGAGCAGGGGGACATGCCCATCGGCGAGCTCGTCAAGATCACCGGG CAAGTGACCTGCGGCCGGGTGCCCGTGGGGGCCTGCTTCCACGACGCCGCCCGGTGCGTCTTCACGTCGGTCCGGATGTACGGCCGCCGTGGGTGGGCGTGGGCCTGCTGCTGCTCCCGGTGGCAGCTCCGGCACTCCGAG GCGCGGTCGACGAACTTCTACATCTCCGACAGGAACACCGGGAGGAGATTCTACGTGCGCGCCGGAGAAGGCGCCAAGATCACCTGGATGATCAACCGGAAAACCACCAGCTTCGACGGCGGAGACGGCAAGGGCAAGGGCGCGTCACGGAGCCTCAAGAGCTGGGCGTCGAGCACCGGCGTGTCCTGCGACGGCGCCGTGCGCGTCGAAGAAGG GTTCATCAGGGAGGGAGACACGGCGAGCGTGATCGGCGTGCTGAAGAGGCACCACGCCTTCGACGTCGTCGACGCGCCGGACGGCGTGGTGGCCACCGGCTGCCAGCCGGCGAGGTGCATGTTCCCCGTGCTCGTCGAGGGGCTGGTGCTCATCGGCAGCGACGACCCCGACGAGGGCGTCTACATGGTCTAA
- the LOC119329427 gene encoding uncharacterized protein LOC119329427 codes for MASLLRTAAALAPPPSSARETRRPSCAASLACSRRAPASPLRAPPLPGPWRLGPDEAARTATQFLCRYMRRDGHEGDGRTQGQDEPSMFGPDDDDGAKIPTQVETLVRGTAIVDAPEYKPLPDLDYLQELLAIQQQGPRSIGFFGTRNMGYMHQQLIEILSYAMVITKNHIFTSGASGTNAAVIRGALRAEKPELLTVILPQSLKKQPPESQELLSKVQNLIEKPQYDHLPLIEASRLCNMDIISKVQQVICFAFHDSRLLMETCQEAKNMRKIVTLFYLD; via the exons ATGGCGTCTCTCCTCCGCACGGCCGCCGCGCTCGCGCCCCCACCGTCGTCCgcccgggagacgcggcggccgtcgtgcgccgcctccctcgcctgcTCCCGGCGCGCGCCGGCGAGTCCGCTGCGCGCTCCGCCTCTGCCCGGGCCATGGCGATTGGGGCCCGATGAGGCCGCGCGTACGGCCACTCAG TTTCTCTGCCGATACATGAGAAGAGATGGGCATGAAGGTGATGGGAGAACGCAAGGACAAGACGAACCTAGTATGTTTGGGCCAGATGATGACGATGGTGCAAAGATTCCTACTCAGGTGGAAACTCTTGTTAGAGGCACTGCAATAGTTGATGCTCCAGAATACAAGCCGCTCCCAGATCTCGATTACCTTCAG GAATTGCTGGCTATTCAGCAGCAAGGACCCCGATCAATAGGTTTCTTTGGTACCCGCAACATGGGGTATATGCATCAACAACTTATTGAGATCTTGAGTTATGCCATGGTCATAACA AAAAATCATATATTCACATCTGGTGCTTCTGGGACTAACGCAGCTGTTATTAGGGGTGCTTTGAGAGCTGAGAAGCCAGAATTGCTTACCGTAATTTTGCCTCAAAGTCTAAAGAAGCAACCTCCTGAAAGCCAAGAGCTATTATCCAAA GTACAAAACTTGATTGAGAAACCTCAGTATGACCATTTACCACTAATTGAGGCTAGCAG GTTATGCAACATGGACATCATCTCGAAGGTCCAACAGGTGATATGCTTTGCGTTTCATGACAGCAGGCTGCTGATGGAGACCTGCCAGGAGGCAAAGAACATGCGGAAGATCGTAACGCTCTTCTACTTGGATTAG